A section of the Candidatus Omnitrophota bacterium genome encodes:
- a CDS encoding flavodoxin family protein: MKKIAVVYYSKTGNTESMAKLVEEGAKMEQDVQVVLKKIEDFPAKEALDYDALIIGSPTYYGLMAYQVKKFLDDSVAFHGKLSGKVGAAFTSAANIGGGNETTITGILDAMLIHGMIIQGEHSGDHYGPVSIGEPDDRVEMQCRALGRKVASLVKKVL; the protein is encoded by the coding sequence ATGAAAAAGATAGCTGTCGTATATTATTCCAAGACAGGTAACACCGAAAGCATGGCAAAGCTTGTCGAGGAGGGCGCTAAGATGGAACAGGACGTGCAGGTGGTTCTTAAGAAAATCGAGGATTTCCCGGCCAAGGAAGCTCTCGATTACGATGCCTTGATAATCGGTTCACCGACCTATTACGGGCTAATGGCATATCAGGTCAAGAAGTTCTTAGATGATTCAGTGGCTTTTCATGGAAAATTGTCAGGTAAGGTAGGTGCCGCCTTTACTTCAGCGGCGAACATAGGCGGAGGTAACGAAACTACCATAACCGGGATATTGGATGCCATGCTCATCCACGGGATGATCATCCAGGGGGAACATTCGGGAGACCATTATGGCCCGGTTTCAATAGGCGAGCCGGATGACCGCGTCGAAATGCAGTGCCGTGCTCTGGGCAGGAAAGTTGCATCTCTTGTTAAGAAAGTCCTTTAA
- a CDS encoding DUF3108 domain-containing protein — MKKTQNILLLACLIFLLQGCASTGRVDKLSTHEDISSDKAISDISTKNRFHTGKRLTYLIAWNGIPVGNIITETRDIKKYRGRDVHVVKLVTESNKFLSKIYRVEDTYISYVDAETITSRRYEADRKEGNYRKHVIVEYDFDKMQAEYTNLTDGSVKKCDITENVQDPLSAMCYFMTLPVEIGKKVHITVNLNEKNYDLYARVEAIDVVELRHLGKFPAFKVRPYAQLKGQRVKKGRAWMYFSADKNRYPLYGVVRIPFGRVTATLRSIEDIRSDV; from the coding sequence ATGAAAAAAACCCAGAACATATTGCTTTTGGCCTGCCTGATCTTTCTTCTTCAGGGGTGCGCGAGTACCGGCAGGGTGGATAAGCTCTCCACACACGAGGATATTTCCTCGGATAAGGCGATCAGCGACATATCCACGAAAAACCGTTTCCACACAGGGAAAAGGCTCACTTATCTGATAGCCTGGAACGGTATACCCGTTGGGAACATCATAACTGAAACGCGAGATATAAAGAAATACAGAGGGCGTGATGTTCATGTGGTAAAACTCGTCACCGAATCCAACAAGTTCCTTTCTAAAATCTACAGGGTGGAAGATACTTATATCTCTTATGTCGACGCTGAGACGATCACCAGCAGGCGCTATGAAGCCGACCGTAAAGAAGGAAACTACAGAAAGCACGTTATCGTTGAATATGATTTCGATAAGATGCAGGCCGAATACACCAACCTTACCGATGGATCGGTTAAAAAGTGTGATATAACCGAGAACGTTCAGGATCCGCTCAGTGCCATGTGCTATTTCATGACATTGCCCGTGGAGATCGGGAAAAAGGTGCATATAACCGTCAACCTTAATGAAAAGAACTACGACCTCTACGCCAGGGTGGAAGCAATAGACGTCGTTGAGCTGCGCCATCTGGGCAAGTTCCCGGCTTTTAAGGTCAGGCCGTATGCCCAGCTTAAGGGGCAAAGGGTGAAAAAAGGCAGAGCCTGGATGTACTTCTCGGCGGATAAGAACAGATATCCACTGTACGGTGTGGTCCGCATACCTTTCGGCAGAGTTACCGCTACGTTAAGGTCGATTGAAGATATTCGCTCAGATGTATAA
- a CDS encoding NAD(P)H nitroreductase: protein MFWVFFIGYIIIKIIFINKIGGSMDFLELAKTRRSIRSYQDRAIPHSDLELCVEAARLAPSACNSQPWKFIVVEDPDTKNKISEKAFSGLYQMNSFAKKAASYIVIVAEKMKFPAWCGNKLRKTDFRRIDIGTACDHLVLQAQELGIGTCILGWFNEKEIRKILSVPRTKKIELVISMGYPSASPTHTKELKQKSDAVSFNKYSSSE, encoded by the coding sequence ATGTTCTGGGTTTTTTTCATAGGTTATATTATAATCAAAATCATATTCATAAACAAGATAGGAGGGTCTATGGATTTTCTTGAACTGGCAAAAACAAGGCGAAGCATCCGTTCTTATCAAGATCGTGCAATACCGCATAGCGATCTTGAGCTTTGCGTCGAGGCCGCACGCCTGGCTCCTTCAGCCTGCAACTCGCAACCCTGGAAATTCATCGTGGTCGAAGATCCGGACACTAAAAACAAGATATCGGAAAAAGCTTTCTCAGGACTTTACCAGATGAATTCATTCGCCAAGAAAGCTGCATCTTACATAGTTATCGTGGCGGAGAAGATGAAATTCCCGGCCTGGTGCGGCAACAAACTCAGAAAGACGGATTTCCGCAGGATCGACATAGGTACAGCCTGCGATCATCTGGTTCTCCAGGCACAGGAACTCGGCATAGGTACCTGCATACTGGGCTGGTTCAACGAAAAAGAGATCAGGAAGATACTTTCTGTCCCCCGCACGAAAAAGATCGAACTTGTTATTTCCATGGGTTATCCTTCGGCAAGCCCCACACACACTAAAGAGCTCAAACAAAAGAGCGATGCGGTAAGTTTCAACAAGTACTCTTCGTCAGAATAA
- a CDS encoding NUDIX domain-containing protein: MWRSKGWEKAQVSRNEKKVFDGRLIKVFSKHQKLPNGKKTYLEKVHHPGAAVIVPLVKQKVVMIRQYRPVIDKYIWELPAGTLDAGEKPGTCAKREIREETGYIAKRIERLGYIYTTPGFCNEKIHIYRIWCEEKKDQKKEEDEIISVRLMTRSQICKRFRKGLITDAKTIAALKFADLL; this comes from the coding sequence ATCTGGAGATCGAAAGGCTGGGAGAAAGCCCAAGTGAGCAGGAATGAGAAAAAAGTCTTTGACGGGCGCCTTATCAAGGTCTTCAGTAAACACCAGAAACTGCCCAACGGCAAAAAAACCTACCTCGAAAAGGTGCACCATCCCGGTGCGGCAGTTATAGTCCCCCTGGTCAAGCAGAAAGTTGTTATGATCCGCCAGTACAGGCCGGTCATAGATAAGTATATATGGGAACTTCCCGCGGGTACTCTTGATGCCGGGGAGAAGCCCGGGACTTGTGCGAAGAGGGAGATCCGCGAGGAGACCGGGTATATAGCCAAAAGAATAGAAAGACTGGGATATATATACACGACGCCCGGTTTTTGTAACGAGAAGATACACATCTATCGCATCTGGTGCGAGGAAAAAAAGGACCAGAAAAAAGAAGAGGATGAGATAATCAGCGTGAGGCTCATGACCCGCAGCCAGATATGTAAGAGGTTCCGAAAGGGCCTGATAACCGATGCGAAGACCATCGCTGCTTTAAAGTTCGCGGATCTTTTGTAG
- a CDS encoding response regulator, whose product MNEHKSAKKHKILVVDDQVGIVSFLYDFFTIKEYDVLQATSGKKAIKLVAEEKPELVLLDVRLGWGKDGIEVLKEIKEIAPDIRVIMMTSVADEDVIEEAFSLGADDYVIKPFSLKYLEKVVMLKVLNLEIERLGESPSEQE is encoded by the coding sequence ATGAACGAGCATAAGTCAGCGAAAAAGCATAAGATACTGGTAGTAGACGATCAGGTCGGGATCGTTTCATTCCTCTATGATTTCTTCACTATAAAAGAATACGACGTCTTGCAGGCGACCAGCGGCAAGAAAGCCATAAAGCTTGTTGCCGAGGAAAAACCCGAACTTGTTCTTCTGGATGTACGTTTAGGTTGGGGAAAGGACGGGATAGAGGTACTTAAAGAGATAAAGGAGATCGCCCCTGATATTCGTGTCATCATGATGACCAGTGTCGCCGATGAAGATGTTATAGAAGAGGCGTTCAGTCTGGGGGCTGATGATTACGTTATCAAACCTTTCAGTCTTAAATACCTGGAAAAGGTCGTAATGCTGAAAGTCCTGAATCTGGAGATCGAAAGGCTGGGAGAAAGCCCAAGTGAGCAGGAATGA
- a CDS encoding inositol monophosphatase, with amino-acid sequence MNKIKEVAENVAKEAGEYVLKHMGRLKEVSHKSGINDLVTDVDKGSEKIIISRIKNEFPEHSILAEESGEEDAGSVFRWVIDPLDGTTNYTHSFPFFCVSIGVLYGKKVIAGVVYDPSRDELFTAIDGSGAFLNGMPIKVSGAQAVKDSLIATGFAYNIQTKKENVSYFGRMLQHAQAVRRAGSAALDLCYVACGIFDGFWEMGLHPWDTAAGQLMVTEAGGKVTNMSGEMFDIFQNSVVATNASIHSEVIELLK; translated from the coding sequence ATGAATAAAATCAAGGAAGTGGCCGAGAATGTCGCGAAAGAAGCCGGCGAATATGTACTTAAGCACATGGGCCGCCTGAAGGAAGTCTCACACAAGAGCGGGATCAACGATCTTGTAACAGATGTAGACAAGGGTTCTGAGAAGATCATCATCAGCAGGATAAAAAACGAATTTCCCGAACATTCGATCCTCGCCGAAGAGAGCGGGGAAGAAGACGCGGGCAGTGTTTTCAGGTGGGTCATAGACCCGCTTGACGGTACTACGAATTACACGCACTCGTTCCCTTTTTTCTGCGTTTCCATAGGCGTCTTGTACGGGAAAAAAGTCATCGCCGGTGTAGTGTATGATCCTTCCCGTGACGAGCTTTTTACTGCCATAGATGGTTCGGGTGCTTTCCTTAACGGGATGCCGATAAAGGTTTCCGGTGCGCAAGCCGTTAAAGACTCTTTGATAGCGACGGGTTTCGCTTACAATATACAGACCAAGAAGGAGAATGTTTCTTATTTCGGCAGAATGCTTCAGCACGCTCAGGCCGTAAGACGGGCCGGATCCGCGGCGCTCGACCTTTGTTATGTTGCCTGCGGGATATTTGACGGTTTCTGGGAAATGGGACTGCATCCATGGGATACTGCTGCCGGACAGCTAATGGTGACCGAAGCGGGTGGCAAGGTAACGAATATGAGCGGCGAGATGTTTGATATTTTCCAGAACAGCGTGGTCGCAACAAATGCCAGTATACATTCCGAGGTAATAGAACTTCTCAAATAA
- a CDS encoding translation elongation factor-like protein, translated as MVFGLFGGASRKKTEELFVGDVIHYFRKVKAAVVKVKKNGITLGDDIRVKGHTTDFTDKVISMQIDHDPVEKAARGKEVAIRVKKKTRRGDKVYIVGSK; from the coding sequence ATGGTATTCGGTCTTTTTGGAGGAGCTAGCAGGAAGAAAACCGAGGAACTGTTTGTAGGTGACGTGATACATTATTTCCGTAAGGTTAAAGCCGCAGTCGTGAAAGTTAAAAAGAATGGGATAACGCTGGGGGACGATATAAGGGTCAAGGGCCATACCACGGATTTTACCGATAAGGTCATATCCATGCAGATAGACCATGACCCGGTTGAAAAAGCTGCAAGAGGCAAGGAAGTTGCTATAAGGGTTAAAAAGAAGACAAGAAGAGGCGACAAGGTCTATATAGTAGGGAGTAAATAA
- a CDS encoding M48 family metalloprotease has protein sequence MSGESSREKSKRYSAIKTRLFVADIFLSVVAIGAFQFILSRPVSRFAFGLHENFYLACLIYLAAFLAFVYMVGLPLNFYGSFLVERDFGLSRQDLGGWLWDEVKSVLLSFFLYAACIEGFYLILRNFPIYWWLIAAAVWIFFSVFLTRIMPVVLIPLFYRYSPIEDDSLKKRIMSLAKKTHIKLTQVCQIDFSRKTSKANAALVGLGSTRKVILADTLVNGFEPDEVEAVVAHELGHQKYLHIWQLLAFSSLVTFAGFFLLSRVAGRIVAVTGASGLSDIYILPLLVLLMLGFGLVLLPVQNWFSRLLEKQADSFTLRITGNPDSFIRVMSKLADMNLAEIDPSFLKKIFMYNHPPINERIEMARRQGSSSINR, from the coding sequence ATGAGCGGCGAAAGTTCCCGGGAGAAATCAAAAAGATACTCCGCGATCAAGACCAGATTGTTCGTCGCGGATATTTTCCTTTCGGTGGTAGCGATCGGGGCGTTTCAGTTTATACTGTCACGCCCCGTATCCCGTTTCGCGTTTGGTTTGCATGAGAACTTTTACCTCGCCTGCCTGATTTATCTTGCCGCGTTCCTTGCTTTCGTTTATATGGTGGGCCTGCCGCTTAATTTTTATGGATCCTTTCTGGTCGAAAGAGATTTTGGTCTTTCCAGGCAGGATCTGGGAGGCTGGCTGTGGGATGAAGTCAAATCGGTGCTGTTGTCGTTCTTTCTTTATGCGGCCTGCATAGAGGGTTTTTATCTGATACTCAGGAATTTCCCGATATACTGGTGGCTTATAGCAGCGGCGGTGTGGATATTCTTTTCCGTTTTTCTTACCCGGATAATGCCTGTGGTGCTTATACCGCTTTTCTACAGATACTCTCCAATAGAAGACGATTCTCTAAAAAAGAGGATAATGTCGCTCGCGAAAAAAACGCACATCAAACTTACCCAGGTCTGCCAGATAGACTTCAGCCGTAAGACATCAAAGGCCAATGCCGCTTTGGTGGGGCTTGGCTCAACAAGAAAGGTCATACTCGCTGATACCCTGGTGAACGGATTTGAACCGGATGAGGTTGAAGCGGTAGTGGCGCACGAACTGGGACACCAGAAATACCTGCATATCTGGCAGCTTCTGGCTTTTTCATCCCTGGTGACGTTCGCGGGATTCTTTTTGCTTTCCAGGGTCGCCGGGCGGATCGTTGCCGTTACCGGCGCTTCAGGGCTTTCAGATATTTATATACTGCCCTTGCTGGTTCTATTGATGCTGGGCTTCGGTCTGGTGCTTCTTCCCGTACAGAACTGGTTCTCACGTCTGCTGGAGAAGCAGGCCGACAGTTTTACCCTCAGGATCACCGGTAATCCGGACAGTTTCATTCGCGTGATGAGCAAGCTCGCGGACATGAATCTTGCTGAAATCGACCCATCTTTCCTCAAGAAGATATTCATGTACAATCATCCTCCGATAAATGAACGGATCGAGATGGCCCGGAGGCAAGGATCCTCTTCCATAAACCGATGA